One Chryseobacterium sp. StRB126 genomic region harbors:
- a CDS encoding cytochrome-c peroxidase — protein MKKLIYGGLGGIILILLSFTPKVNRDLLDLQDPAIEDIVKSYKKAISEWPQPNIDYGVQWKEFTPITTDTAFFKNQDKPSVILGKMLFFDPKLSQSSQISCSSCHDPEMGWSDRRHVALGNNHLLGNRNTISLYNVAERNLFFWDGRAKTLEEQAAGPLGAHHEMAMDIKSLPSKIQAIKGYKPLFKNAYGDEKVTYDRIVKAIADFQKTIKSQPSRFDKFLEGKYNALSDDEIYGMHIFRTKARCMNCHSGQYLTDESFHNIGLTYYKRKYEDLGLYNITKKAEDVGKFRTPQLRDLMLTQPWMHNGFFGELEGIVNIYDSGMHMIDPSPEAKQNDPLYPVTDPLLKPLKLTKEEKKALVSFLEALSGTKYKMRRPEFPVE, from the coding sequence ATGAAAAAACTAATATATGGAGGACTAGGTGGTATTATTTTGATTTTATTAAGTTTCACCCCTAAAGTAAATCGGGATTTGCTGGATCTTCAGGATCCTGCCATTGAAGATATTGTGAAGAGTTATAAAAAAGCAATCTCAGAATGGCCCCAACCGAATATTGATTATGGTGTACAATGGAAAGAATTCACTCCCATTACTACAGACACTGCATTTTTTAAAAATCAGGATAAGCCCAGTGTTATTCTTGGAAAAATGTTATTCTTTGATCCGAAATTATCCCAATCCAGTCAAATTTCATGCAGCTCATGCCATGATCCGGAAATGGGTTGGTCAGACCGAAGACATGTTGCATTAGGAAATAATCATCTACTGGGAAACAGAAATACAATCTCTCTTTATAATGTTGCAGAAAGAAATTTATTCTTCTGGGATGGAAGAGCAAAAACCCTTGAAGAGCAGGCAGCAGGTCCACTCGGGGCCCATCATGAGATGGCAATGGACATCAAATCATTACCCTCAAAAATACAGGCTATAAAAGGATACAAACCTCTTTTCAAAAATGCCTATGGTGATGAGAAAGTTACCTATGACAGAATTGTAAAAGCAATAGCCGATTTTCAAAAAACCATTAAAAGCCAACCCAGCCGTTTTGATAAATTTCTAGAGGGGAAATACAATGCTTTATCTGATGATGAAATCTATGGGATGCATATTTTCAGAACAAAAGCACGCTGTATGAATTGCCATAGTGGACAATATCTTACAGACGAATCTTTTCATAATATCGGATTGACTTATTACAAAAGAAAATATGAAGACCTTGGCTTGTATAATATCACAAAAAAAGCTGAAGATGTAGGAAAATTCAGGACCCCACAATTAAGAGATCTGATGCTCACTCAGCCATGGATGCATAACGGATTTTTTGGAGAATTGGAGGGCATTGTGAATATATATGACAGCGGAATGCACATGATAGATCCATCTCCTGAAGCCAAACAGAACGATCCATTGTATCCGGTAACAGATCCTCTATTAAAGCCTTTAAAACTCACCAAAGAAGAGAAAAAAGCTTTGGTTTCCTTCCTTGAAGCCCTTTCAGGAACAAAATATAAAATGAGAAGACCTGAATTTCCCGTGGAATAA
- a CDS encoding TonB-dependent receptor plug domain-containing protein, with amino-acid sequence MTKSLLLVFLFIFSVQMVQAQNEKTQLNITVFDENNKELKGVSVTINQTSLTTDKNGHTDISIPNGKYHVKVLHPDFQEKELNINHTSLQNVIIKLQPVNKLEEVVVFSKESKGLTTKSVIDRQTMQHLQPSSFSDLMELLPGGLSTAPVLNLTNKATLRENTAGYTGNEYNTSSLGVQFMIDDNIINSNADMQVSVDNRQFSEGPKYRETSSSGVDMRTISTNDIEKVEVIRGIPSAAYGDLTSGLIKIERRIKAAPLQARFKADGFSKQYYLSKGFKINDKWQMSASADFLDSKSNPTDDFETYQRITASIRSKKISTLWSRPLEWRSTIDFSTNIDHKKYDPDNGYPSTDRYESNNKRISITNNFIYQLDKNAFFNKLALNTAIRQGFEKLEQVKLIQLSGPRSFSLATEQGENVGYYPDLRYIAEFSTEGKPLDITAFFQANGTKKTFGITHQYEAGLDWRYSKNNGKGLEYDMKTPPSANTGITRPRPYNDIPASSLWAAFLGDQMSYAIHQHKFTLYAGLRLSKNMGIDNSYAISKKVFAEPRLNFQYSLPHLMINDYPLKTDVTLGYGLFYKQPTLLMLYPNKEYWDYTQLNHYHNDSQYRYVNFMTYIQSRENKELQAAKSIKKEIRLDLSYRNNQFFITYFKETMTTGFRNMVQTTVHNYKQYDNTQVDLTQWTPNGPDLTNVPYEIKNVFGAYTTTENGSETLKQGIEFGYTSPRLKAINTRFTFTGAWFKTQYRNSAPIINRPNGSIGTEPYPYYGIYQSDYGYVNSNINYNLLIDTYLPSLDMIISASLQGSLYDHSRNDRRIAEPISYYGVDGVIHPFTEADRTDTYKQWLVRSVSVSDNLDRLYTFTMVGNLKVTKSIYKALRTSLFVNRLFNYSAPYTFNNVKVYRKGTNTPYFGMELNYNF; translated from the coding sequence ATGACTAAATCTTTACTTTTAGTTTTCCTTTTCATTTTCAGTGTACAGATGGTACAGGCACAAAATGAAAAAACTCAATTGAACATTACCGTATTCGACGAAAACAATAAAGAATTAAAGGGGGTTTCTGTTACCATCAATCAAACCTCTTTAACTACCGATAAAAATGGTCATACGGATATTTCTATTCCCAATGGTAAATATCACGTAAAAGTTCTTCATCCTGATTTTCAGGAAAAAGAACTGAATATCAACCATACTTCTCTTCAAAATGTTATTATTAAACTTCAGCCCGTTAATAAGCTGGAAGAGGTAGTAGTCTTTTCTAAGGAGAGCAAAGGTTTAACAACAAAATCAGTGATTGACAGGCAGACTATGCAGCATTTGCAACCTTCCAGTTTCTCAGACTTAATGGAACTTCTTCCCGGTGGACTTTCTACAGCACCGGTTTTAAACTTAACTAATAAAGCCACTCTCAGGGAAAATACTGCTGGCTATACTGGAAATGAATATAACACATCCTCTCTTGGAGTACAGTTCATGATTGATGATAACATCATCAATTCCAACGCCGATATGCAGGTCTCAGTAGATAACAGGCAATTCTCAGAAGGCCCGAAGTATAGAGAAACCTCTTCTTCAGGAGTAGATATGAGAACCATTTCTACCAACGACATTGAGAAGGTGGAAGTGATCCGTGGTATTCCATCAGCAGCATATGGAGATCTTACTTCAGGATTAATCAAAATTGAACGCAGAATAAAAGCAGCTCCACTGCAAGCTAGGTTCAAAGCTGACGGATTCAGTAAGCAATATTATCTGAGTAAGGGATTTAAAATCAATGATAAGTGGCAGATGAGCGCCAGTGCAGATTTCCTGGATTCAAAATCAAATCCAACAGATGATTTTGAAACCTATCAGCGTATTACGGCATCTATCCGTTCAAAGAAAATCTCAACACTATGGTCAAGGCCTTTAGAATGGAGATCTACTATTGATTTTTCCACCAATATTGACCATAAAAAATATGATCCGGACAACGGCTATCCTTCAACAGACAGGTATGAGTCCAATAATAAAAGAATCAGCATAACCAATAACTTCATTTATCAGTTGGATAAAAATGCATTTTTCAACAAATTAGCTTTAAATACAGCCATCCGTCAGGGGTTTGAAAAATTAGAACAGGTAAAACTGATTCAGCTGTCTGGACCGCGTTCATTTTCACTCGCCACAGAACAGGGAGAAAACGTGGGTTATTATCCAGATCTTCGCTATATCGCAGAATTTTCCACAGAAGGAAAGCCTTTGGATATCACGGCCTTCTTCCAGGCAAACGGAACAAAGAAAACTTTTGGAATTACCCATCAATATGAAGCCGGACTTGATTGGAGATATTCAAAGAATAACGGAAAGGGACTTGAATACGATATGAAGACTCCCCCTTCAGCCAACACAGGAATTACAAGACCGAGACCTTACAATGATATTCCTGCCTCAAGTTTATGGGCTGCTTTCTTAGGCGATCAGATGAGTTACGCTATTCACCAACATAAGTTTACTTTGTACGCAGGATTGAGATTATCAAAAAATATGGGAATTGATAACTCTTATGCCATCAGTAAAAAAGTATTTGCTGAACCGAGATTAAATTTCCAGTACAGCTTACCCCATCTCATGATTAATGACTATCCATTAAAAACAGATGTAACTCTGGGATATGGTCTTTTCTACAAACAGCCTACTTTATTAATGCTTTACCCTAACAAGGAATACTGGGATTACACACAGCTGAATCATTATCACAATGATTCGCAATATCGATATGTAAACTTTATGACCTATATACAGTCCAGGGAAAATAAAGAGCTTCAGGCTGCAAAAAGTATTAAAAAGGAAATTCGTTTAGACTTGTCGTACAGAAATAATCAATTCTTTATTACTTATTTTAAAGAAACTATGACCACTGGTTTCCGAAATATGGTTCAAACTACTGTTCATAACTACAAACAATATGATAATACACAGGTAGATTTAACTCAATGGACACCTAACGGACCCGATTTAACTAATGTACCTTATGAAATTAAAAATGTTTTTGGAGCTTACACCACTACAGAAAACGGAAGTGAAACTTTAAAACAGGGAATTGAATTCGGGTACACTTCACCAAGACTCAAAGCAATCAATACAAGATTTACCTTCACCGGAGCATGGTTCAAAACTCAATACAGAAATTCAGCTCCTATTATTAACAGACCTAATGGCTCAATTGGAACAGAACCTTATCCTTATTACGGAATCTATCAATCTGATTATGGTTATGTGAATTCAAATATCAACTACAATCTTCTTATAGATACCTATCTTCCAAGTCTGGATATGATAATTTCCGCGTCTTTGCAAGGAAGTTTATATGACCATAGCAGAAATGACAGAAGAATTGCAGAACCTATTTCTTATTACGGGGTAGATGGAGTGATACATCCCTTTACAGAGGCAGACAGAACAGATACCTATAAACAATGGTTGGTAAGAAGCGTTTCGGTTTCTGATAATCTGGATAGGCTTTACACCTTTACCATGGTAGGAAATCTTAAAGTCACTAAAAGTATTTATAAGGCACTTCGGACTTCCTTATTTGTTAACAGACTTTTCAATTATAGTGCTCCTTACACTTTCAACAATGTAAAAGTTTACAGAAAAGGAACCAATACTCCGTATTTCGGAATGGAATTGAACTACAATTTTTAA
- a CDS encoding DUF4876 domain-containing protein, whose protein sequence is MKKRVLLLSLAAMMATAFTVTSCTNDHFGETTTQKGLLTLNFSGENISTYKSLDLEFREVNTNIVRRETIKNVNTYSITLPYGSYKITVNGAVISENTEVSAGAMAQTDIALSATNLNIPVIIKKFHDDFIIEEIFFTGIKTTEGKNYNSGRYFKLTNNTKEVLYADKLIIGQSEFLTTEDKNPTPYNANLSFPVKAVMVLPGSGIDYPVQPGDFIVIADNAINHKAQTSTAYDLHNANFEYPSNNPALGQVDNPSVPNAEVIYSQMNFNMFFLHDRGFESYVIARFPFDENRDSFLQKYKYDYSYINSAGTVTAKSTYVIPNSWIIDGVNNSISSKFAHTLTSASIDGGWTSVGTIDKDPTRFGKSVRRKVTGQMTNGKNLYQDTNNSSNDFVKDSQPSLKNGIVH, encoded by the coding sequence ATGAAAAAAAGAGTTTTACTACTAAGTTTAGCTGCTATGATGGCCACAGCATTTACGGTAACGTCATGTACTAATGATCATTTCGGAGAAACAACTACTCAGAAAGGACTTTTAACATTAAATTTTTCAGGTGAAAATATTTCTACTTACAAAAGTTTGGATCTTGAATTCAGAGAAGTAAATACGAATATTGTAAGAAGAGAAACCATTAAAAATGTCAACACATATTCTATAACTTTACCCTATGGTTCTTATAAAATTACTGTAAATGGTGCCGTAATTTCCGAAAATACAGAAGTATCGGCAGGAGCCATGGCCCAAACTGATATTGCTTTATCTGCAACGAATCTTAACATTCCGGTTATTATTAAAAAGTTTCATGATGACTTTATCATTGAAGAAATTTTCTTTACAGGAATTAAAACAACAGAAGGTAAAAACTACAACTCAGGACGTTATTTTAAATTAACCAATAACACCAAGGAAGTACTATATGCTGACAAACTCATCATTGGACAATCTGAATTTTTGACAACAGAAGATAAAAATCCTACTCCGTATAATGCAAATCTATCATTCCCGGTAAAAGCCGTAATGGTACTTCCCGGTTCTGGTATAGACTATCCTGTACAGCCGGGAGATTTCATCGTTATTGCAGACAATGCCATCAATCATAAAGCGCAGACCAGCACTGCTTATGACCTTCACAACGCCAATTTTGAATATCCTTCAAATAATCCGGCATTAGGACAGGTAGATAACCCTTCTGTTCCCAATGCAGAAGTGATTTATTCACAAATGAACTTTAACATGTTTTTTTTACATGACCGTGGTTTTGAAAGTTACGTGATCGCCCGTTTTCCATTCGATGAAAACAGAGATAGCTTTCTTCAGAAATATAAATATGATTATTCTTATATAAACAGTGCCGGTACAGTTACGGCAAAAAGCACTTATGTGATTCCTAATTCCTGGATTATTGATGGAGTAAACAACAGTATTTCTTCAAAATTTGCCCATACTTTAACTTCTGCAAGTATTGATGGCGGCTGGACTTCTGTAGGAACTATTGATAAGGATCCTACCCGTTTCGGAAAATCGGTAAGACGTAAGGTAACCGGACAGATGACAAACGGTAAAAATCTATATCAGGATACCAACAACTCCTCGAATGATTTTGTGAAAGACTCTCAACCAAGCTTAAAAAATGGGATTGTTCACTAA
- the rpmG gene encoding 50S ribosomal protein L33, translated as MAKKGNRVQVILECTEHKESGMPGMSRYISTKNKKNTTERLELKKYNPVLKRSTLHKEIK; from the coding sequence ATGGCAAAAAAAGGAAACAGAGTTCAAGTAATCCTTGAATGTACAGAGCACAAAGAAAGCGGTATGCCAGGAATGTCTAGATACATTTCTACAAAAAATAAAAAGAACACTACAGAGAGATTGGAATTGAAAAAATACAATCCTGTTCTTAAGAGATCTACCCTTCACAAAGAAATCAAGTAA
- the rpmB gene encoding 50S ribosomal protein L28: MSRICQITGKRAMVGNNVSHANNKTKRRFEINLLEKKFYLPEQDKHVTLKVSAHGLRVINKIGIEEAIERATRNGLIKKN, translated from the coding sequence ATGTCAAGAATTTGCCAAATAACAGGAAAGCGTGCAATGGTTGGTAACAACGTTTCTCACGCTAATAACAAAACGAAGCGTCGTTTTGAAATTAACTTATTAGAGAAGAAGTTTTACCTTCCAGAGCAAGATAAGCACGTTACACTGAAAGTATCAGCTCATGGATTGAGAGTGATTAACAAGATTGGAATCGAAGAAGCTATTGAAAGAGCTACTAGAAACGGATTGATTAAAAAGAATTAA
- a CDS encoding T9SS type A sorting domain-containing protein: MKKFYILLSMLPVGLSAQNFTEIQSGMNNFYFSAADIADVDNNGTLDIVVNGAIDSDGDGNPDATYNEVYRNNGTTLQPYTDLGGDVTHLGDIKFVDFNNDGLMDIISTGLSYMDIVNYKHYRFKNTGVGFVREDELPGKIYGSLEVFDFNHDGKQDYAINGTQFAHGGGFRNTLDFYQNTGSGFNLTENWADGTQNGSFKIVDLNNDHLLDLVIIGSDINGDPVSKVYINQNGTLVHTQALDSLISGKLEVADFNADGFQDIVVVGKDTNDDPYLAVLMNDGTGNLIVQQIPSEISDASISVGDLNNDGYYDFIVSGDVNYNAVVKTYLYNTTNQKFTEGTTTGLYNLGGPGMIQLFDFNNDNHLDVLLSGFDWANQDIPSLTKVFKNNSTEQNAKPTAPTHLNMTKNGNRFNFTWSGATDDKTPVNALRYEIKVGSSPNSQDIARYIVTTPSWFLDLDPSIQNVYWSVRSIDASKTYSEASTQGSLSTRENTVNYEKELVIYPNPTSDKVFIKGEKVSEAEIYSMEGKKLNVTLKADQSIDVSHLPKGIYLLKLKMKNEVTTKKLSIK, translated from the coding sequence ATGAAAAAGTTTTATATTCTATTATCTATGTTACCCGTTGGTTTATCTGCTCAAAATTTCACGGAGATACAGAGCGGAATGAATAATTTTTATTTCTCGGCTGCTGATATTGCAGATGTGGATAATAACGGGACATTGGATATTGTAGTTAATGGAGCTATAGATTCGGATGGAGATGGAAATCCTGATGCTACCTATAACGAAGTATACAGGAATAACGGAACAACTTTACAGCCTTATACCGATCTGGGTGGAGATGTTACCCATCTTGGAGATATAAAGTTTGTAGACTTTAATAACGATGGTTTGATGGATATTATTTCCACAGGATTAAGTTATATGGATATTGTCAACTATAAGCATTATCGTTTTAAAAATACAGGAGTTGGTTTTGTAAGAGAAGATGAACTTCCTGGAAAAATATATGGTTCACTGGAGGTTTTTGATTTTAATCATGACGGAAAGCAGGACTATGCCATCAATGGAACGCAGTTTGCCCATGGAGGAGGCTTTAGAAATACTCTTGACTTTTATCAAAATACAGGATCAGGTTTTAATCTGACTGAAAACTGGGCCGATGGAACTCAAAACGGGAGCTTTAAAATAGTAGACCTTAATAATGACCATCTTTTGGATCTTGTTATTATCGGATCGGACATTAACGGAGATCCGGTTTCTAAAGTGTATATCAATCAGAACGGAACATTAGTTCATACACAAGCTCTTGATTCTTTGATTTCAGGAAAACTTGAAGTGGCAGATTTTAATGCAGACGGTTTTCAGGATATCGTAGTGGTGGGTAAGGATACTAATGACGATCCTTATCTTGCGGTTCTGATGAATGATGGAACAGGAAACTTAATCGTTCAGCAGATTCCATCAGAAATCTCTGATGCATCCATCAGTGTTGGAGACTTAAATAATGATGGATATTATGATTTTATCGTTTCCGGTGATGTAAATTATAATGCAGTGGTAAAGACTTATTTATATAACACAACCAATCAGAAATTTACAGAGGGTACAACAACAGGTTTGTACAACCTGGGAGGTCCGGGAATGATACAGTTGTTCGATTTTAATAATGATAATCATCTGGATGTTTTACTAAGTGGATTTGATTGGGCTAACCAGGATATTCCATCTTTAACAAAGGTTTTTAAAAATAATTCTACAGAGCAGAATGCAAAGCCAACAGCCCCAACTCATTTGAACATGACTAAAAACGGAAACCGATTTAATTTCACATGGAGTGGGGCTACAGATGATAAAACTCCGGTGAATGCATTACGTTATGAAATTAAAGTAGGATCTTCACCCAACTCGCAGGATATTGCCAGATATATTGTAACCACTCCTTCATGGTTCCTGGATCTTGATCCGTCCATTCAGAATGTATATTGGAGTGTAAGATCAATTGATGCTTCAAAAACATATTCAGAAGCTTCTACACAAGGATCATTATCAACCAGGGAGAATACAGTCAATTACGAAAAAGAACTTGTTATTTATCCAAACCCAACCTCTGATAAAGTATTTATTAAAGGTGAAAAGGTATCAGAAGCTGAAATCTACTCAATGGAAGGGAAAAAGCTGAACGTAACTTTAAAAGCAGATCAATCTATTGATGTTTCTCATCTTCCTAAAGGGATATATCTGTTAAAACTGAAGATGAAAAACGAAGTAACCACAAAAAAACTTAGTATTAAATAA
- the lnt gene encoding apolipoprotein N-acyltransferase gives MKYVLLTLISAMLLSVSWPTYGVPFFIFFALVPLLMMEHGISKFSDYKRKGWMIFVLSYLCFVIWNIVTTGWLYGSKNPDGSHSMMAVVFPVLVNSLLYSLVFQCYHWYKNAQGTYWGLGFFIAIWMSFEKFHLGWELTWPWLNLGNVFSDYPKLIQWYDTLGATGGSFWILLINVLIFYTVRTWEAGRKKKDLIKNSSIIAALIAIPMIISVIKYNSFNEKPSGQVNVLMLQPDLDPYAEKYSKDSLTIEQDLLALAEKNSTTKIDYYIAPETALPGRGSISETGIEKSLLLNNAKDFLSKHPGSVFATGISSHRLFFDPANLPKEAYEINQGVWVASYNTAIQLAPQQKTQIYHKGKLVPGVEIFPYMNVLKPILGDAMLNLGGTVASLGTDKERMAFSNPYNKGKMAPIICYESIYGEFVTDYVKKGANFLGIMTNDSWWGVTEGHKQLLSYAKLRAIETRREIARAANSGISAHINAKGEIVADTFYGDQTTLFSKINLYEGMTFYSRAGDLLSRFSMFALGFLLFYYLIKRVQAKMKKA, from the coding sequence ATGAAATACGTTCTACTAACACTTATTTCAGCAATGCTGCTGTCGGTCTCATGGCCTACTTATGGAGTTCCCTTTTTTATCTTTTTCGCTCTCGTTCCTCTTCTGATGATGGAACATGGAATTTCAAAATTTTCAGACTATAAAAGAAAAGGCTGGATGATCTTCGTGCTATCCTATCTTTGTTTTGTGATCTGGAATATTGTCACTACGGGATGGTTGTATGGCTCTAAAAATCCGGACGGAAGCCACTCTATGATGGCGGTTGTATTCCCGGTTCTTGTAAATTCACTCTTATACTCTTTGGTTTTCCAGTGTTATCATTGGTATAAAAATGCCCAGGGAACCTATTGGGGATTAGGATTCTTTATTGCCATCTGGATGAGCTTTGAAAAATTTCACTTAGGCTGGGAGCTTACCTGGCCATGGCTGAATTTAGGAAACGTATTTTCTGATTATCCAAAACTGATTCAGTGGTATGATACCTTAGGAGCAACCGGCGGAAGCTTCTGGATCCTATTAATCAACGTTCTTATTTTCTATACCGTAAGAACATGGGAAGCAGGAAGAAAGAAAAAAGATTTGATTAAAAACTCATCTATTATAGCTGCTTTAATTGCTATTCCGATGATTATTTCTGTCATCAAGTATAACAGTTTTAATGAAAAACCATCCGGACAGGTGAATGTACTGATGCTACAGCCTGATCTTGATCCTTATGCTGAAAAATATTCAAAAGACAGTTTAACAATTGAGCAGGATCTTTTGGCTTTGGCTGAAAAGAATTCGACTACAAAAATTGATTACTATATTGCTCCGGAAACAGCTCTACCAGGCAGAGGTTCCATCTCAGAAACCGGCATTGAGAAGAGTTTACTTTTAAATAATGCTAAAGACTTTCTGTCTAAACATCCTGGATCTGTTTTCGCAACAGGAATCTCTTCCCACCGTTTATTTTTTGATCCTGCAAACTTACCAAAAGAAGCGTATGAAATTAATCAGGGAGTTTGGGTAGCAAGCTACAATACAGCTATTCAGCTGGCTCCACAACAAAAAACTCAGATCTATCACAAAGGAAAACTGGTTCCCGGAGTTGAGATCTTCCCATACATGAATGTTTTAAAACCTATTTTAGGGGATGCTATGCTGAATTTAGGCGGAACAGTAGCTTCGTTAGGGACAGACAAGGAAAGAATGGCCTTTTCCAATCCCTACAACAAAGGAAAAATGGCCCCTATTATCTGCTACGAAAGTATTTATGGAGAATTTGTAACAGATTACGTAAAAAAAGGAGCTAACTTTCTTGGCATTATGACCAATGACTCCTGGTGGGGCGTTACAGAAGGACACAAACAACTTTTATCTTACGCAAAACTAAGAGCTATTGAAACCAGAAGAGAAATTGCCCGTGCCGCCAATAGTGGAATTTCAGCACACATCAATGCTAAAGGGGAAATTGTAGCAGATACTTTTTATGGAGACCAAACTACATTATTTTCAAAAATCAACCTTTATGAAGGAATGACATTCTACTCAAGAGCAGGAGATCTTCTTTCAAGGTTTTCAATGTTTGCACTAGGATTTTTATTATTCTATTATCTGATAAAAAGGGTTCAGGCAAAAATGAAGAAAGCCTAG
- a CDS encoding VanZ family protein, whose protein sequence is MLKKLYKIVIVPYTLFLLYLMFLGMGRSQYDDHLITVEPVFSTIKFIQGAKSWQDIVTIVVGNIVMFVPFGFLGWVSPKLRDLKSLVFNFIPAITIVEGLQYFTRMGIFEVDDILLNTLGVYLGWLFRRCIEKQISY, encoded by the coding sequence ATGTTAAAGAAATTATATAAAATTGTTATTGTTCCTTACACTCTATTTTTGCTTTATCTGATGTTTCTCGGAATGGGCAGATCTCAGTATGATGATCACCTTATTACAGTAGAACCGGTGTTTTCCACCATTAAGTTTATTCAGGGTGCGAAGTCATGGCAGGATATTGTTACTATTGTGGTTGGAAATATTGTAATGTTTGTTCCCTTTGGTTTTCTGGGTTGGGTTTCTCCAAAACTAAGAGACCTGAAATCTCTGGTTTTTAATTTTATTCCGGCCATTACCATCGTGGAAGGACTTCAGTATTTTACAAGAATGGGAATATTCGAGGTAGATGATATCCTCCTGAATACACTTGGAGTATATTTAGGATGGCTGTTTCGTAGATGTATTGAAAAACAGATTAGCTATTGA
- a CDS encoding DUF6850 family outer membrane beta-barrel protein: MLQTKIFFCLLLIGVSFNIKAQDSLSLFKKLNNQYNQERDFKNNFYYNPASMSGYSTSSFSEFSAGYHDNKEKIYRQQLGNGSKGLTIKAQSFQKLKPHRFVWGSASYQNLKTSVVNWNETLDYERIAPYITSDSVGGKLNLEHYQFSGGYLEKINKWTVAGQVSYSAQMGYRSKDPRMKSTTSDLRMNAGVNYKIFREYEAGVFGEFNKYTQNNSTQFQSLLGRPYVYMMSGLGFSNALFNGGTRPTNTFEEFAYKGGFQISNKQGKDFYLQATIGKSNNSKSYNDGSNTFHNLSDLKNEQFGVEGAKFFNINEKHRIGLLAEYTTSKKTGSEYGYSMNTAIMTQIFKREAYRRENYTTSVKGFYQYIQDNFSITAVPFFGYEEVKERRLYPNSGQKFVYSHFGVNADYKQQVNKNQIFTFQSYFYKRVVNQSINALNTTGNAAVNEWVLQDYMFQASDITTFGVVLRYDFKLDKLPAFFATIQYQTKKIQNTNNNFAGASIGITF, from the coding sequence ATGTTACAAACAAAAATATTTTTCTGCCTGCTATTGATCGGAGTCTCATTTAATATAAAGGCTCAGGACAGCCTAAGCCTTTTTAAAAAGCTCAACAATCAATACAATCAGGAAAGAGATTTTAAAAATAACTTTTACTATAATCCGGCATCCATGTCGGGTTATAGTACTTCTTCATTTTCAGAGTTCAGTGCCGGTTATCATGACAATAAAGAAAAGATTTATCGTCAACAACTAGGAAATGGCAGCAAAGGATTAACGATAAAAGCTCAATCTTTTCAAAAACTGAAACCTCACCGTTTTGTATGGGGAAGTGCAAGTTACCAGAACTTAAAAACAAGCGTTGTCAATTGGAACGAAACATTAGATTACGAACGTATTGCCCCTTATATCACTTCTGATTCCGTTGGTGGAAAATTAAATCTGGAACATTACCAGTTTTCAGGAGGATATCTTGAAAAAATAAATAAATGGACTGTTGCCGGGCAGGTAAGCTATTCCGCACAAATGGGATACCGTTCAAAAGATCCAAGAATGAAAAGCACAACTTCAGACCTAAGGATGAATGCCGGTGTTAACTATAAAATTTTCAGAGAATATGAAGCTGGAGTTTTCGGTGAATTCAATAAATACACTCAAAATAATTCGACTCAGTTTCAAAGTCTTTTGGGAAGACCTTATGTATATATGATGTCTGGGCTAGGCTTCTCAAATGCTTTATTTAATGGAGGAACACGTCCTACCAATACTTTTGAAGAATTTGCGTATAAAGGAGGTTTTCAGATCTCCAACAAACAGGGAAAAGATTTTTACCTTCAGGCTACAATAGGAAAATCCAACAATAGTAAGAGTTATAATGACGGTTCAAACACATTTCACAACCTTTCTGACCTGAAAAACGAACAGTTTGGAGTGGAAGGTGCAAAATTTTTCAATATTAATGAGAAACACCGTATCGGTTTATTAGCAGAATATACCACATCCAAAAAAACAGGATCTGAATATGGCTACTCCATGAATACCGCCATCATGACTCAGATCTTTAAAAGAGAAGCTTATCGTAGAGAAAATTACACCACATCCGTTAAAGGATTTTATCAGTATATTCAGGACAATTTCTCCATTACAGCAGTTCCGTTCTTTGGATATGAAGAAGTAAAAGAACGTAGGCTCTATCCAAATTCAGGACAGAAATTTGTATACTCCCATTTTGGAGTCAATGCTGATTATAAACAACAGGTTAATAAAAACCAAATATTTACATTCCAATCGTATTTCTATAAAAGAGTGGTCAACCAATCTATCAATGCTTTGAACACTACCGGAAATGCAGCAGTTAATGAATGGGTACTTCAGGACTACATGTTCCAAGCCAGTGATATTACAACGTTCGGAGTGGTTTTGAGATATGATTTTAAGCTGGATAAACTACCTGCATTCTTCGCTACTATACAATATCAGACAAAAAAAATACAGAATACAAACAATAATTTTGCGGGTGCAAGCATAGGGATAACTTTTTAG